The genomic window GGGGCCGACTGGGTCATCGACCACGCTGACTCCCTCGACCTGGTCATCGAGGCCACCTCGGCGTGGGTGCACCGACGGAACGCGCCCCGCTACGCCGACGCGGGGCTGCGCGTCATCGACCTGACCCCCGCGAAGCTCGGCCCGCTGGTGGTGCCGCCGGTGAACGGCGACGCGCACGTCGAGGCGACGAACGTGAACCTGATCACCTGCGGCGGGCAGGCGACCGTGCCGATGGTCCACGCCGTCGCCCGCGTGGTGGACGTGCCGTACGCCGAGATCGTCTCCTCGGTCTCGTCGCGGTCCGCGGGGCCGGGCACCCGCCAGAACATCGACGAGTTCACGCAGACGACGTCGGCCGCGCTGGTCGCCGTCGGCGGGGCCGCGACGGGGAAGGCGATCATGGTCCTGAACCCGGCCGAACCGCCGATCCTGATGCGCAACACGGTGTTCTGCGCGCTGCCCGACGACCACGACGAGGCGGCCGTGACCGCGTCGATCGTGGCGATGGTCGCAGAGGTGCAGGGCTACGTGCCCGGGTACCGGCTGAAGGCCGAGCCCGTGTACGAGCGGGACCGGTACGCGACGCCGGGCGGCGAGGTGGGGGCCAGGGTGGTCATCCTCCTCGAGGTCGAGGGGGCGGGGGACTACTTCCCGCCGTACGCCGGCAACCTCGACATCATGACCGCGGCGGCGGTCCGGGTCGGCGAGGCCATGGCCCGTGCCGGGGCGGGGGTGGCGGCGTGACCGGTGCGCCGGCGTTCCGGCTGACCGACTCGACCCTGCGGGACGGCTCCCACGCCGTCAGCCACCAGTTCACCGCCGAGCAGGTCCGCGGCGTCGTCGGCGCGCTCGATGCCGCCGGGGTCCCGGTGATCGAGGTCACCCACGGCGACGGGATGGGCGGGTCGTCGTTCACCTACGGGTTCAGCCACACCCCCGAGACCGACCTGGTCCGGATCGCGGTCGAGACCGCCACGCGGGCGAAGATCGCCGTGCTGTTCGTGCCCGGCATCGGGGTGAAGGACGACCTCCGCCGCGCCGCCGAGCTCGGCGTGTCCATCGCGCGGATCGCCACGCACTGCACCGAGGCTGACATCGCGGTCCAGCACCTCGCCCTGACCAAGGAGCTCGGGATGGAGGCCGTCGGCTTCCTGATGATGGCCCACATGGTCGAGCCGGACGCGCTGGTCGAGCAGGCCAAGGTGATGGAGGCCGCCGGCGCCGACTGCGTCTACGTCGTCGACTCGGCGGGCGCGATGACCGTGGACGCGTTCAAGCGGCGGGTCGCCGCGGTCAAGGCCGGGGTCGACGTCGAGGTGGGCGTCCACGCGCACAACAACCTGTCGCTGGCGGTCGCCAACAGCCTCGGCGCGCTCGCCGAGGGCGCTGACCAGATCGACGGGTGCACCACCGGCCTCGGCGCCGGCGCCGGGAACTGCCCCACCGAGGTGCTGGTCGCCACCTGCGACAAGTCGGGCATCGCCACCGGCGTGGACACCTTCGCGATGATGGACGCCGCGCAGGCGCAGGTCCGGCCCCTCCGGCCCGAGATGGGGGTCATCGACGCCGACGGGCTGATGCTCGGCTACGCCGGGGTGTACGGCTCGTTCCTGCTGCACGCGAAGCGGGCCAGCGAGCGCTACGGCGTCCCGACCCGCGACATCCTGGCCGAGCTCGGCCGTCGCGGCATGGTCGGCGGGCAGGAGGACATGATCATCGACGTCGCCCTCGGGCTGCGCCGCGACCGCGAGACCGCGGGGGCGCCGGCATGAGCGGCGCGGATGCCCTCCCGGCCCGTCTGGCGGAGGCCATCCGGACCCGCACGGCGATCGAGCCGGATGCCGATGACCTGACCGTGGACGCGGCCTACGACCTGCAGGACGAGCTGATCGGCCTCCTCGGCCGGTCGCCCCGCGCGGCCAAGCTGGGGCTGACCAGCGTCGCCAAGCAGGAGCAGATGGGCGTCGACGAGCCTGCCCACGGCTGGCTCCTCGAGGGGTCCGAGGTCGAGGTCGGCACCGCGCTGGCCTGCGACGAGCTGATCCAGCCGCGGTGCGAGCCGGAGATCGCCCTCCGGGTCGCACAGGAGCTGGCCGGCCCCGACGTGACCGCGAGCGATGTCCTGGCCGCCACCGACGCGGTCATGCCGGCCATCGACGTGCTGGACAGCCGCTACGCGGGCTATCGCTTCACCCTGCCGGCGGTCGTGGCGGACAACATCTCGGCCGCCCGCTACGCCCTCGGGGCACCGGTCGGTGTGGCCGGCATCGACCTGCGGCTGCTTGGGTGCGTGCTCGAGGTGGACGGGCGGTTGGTCGCCACGGCGGCCGGCGCGGCGGTGCTCGACCACCCCGCGGCCGCCGTCGCCTGGTTCGTGCGGTCCCTGCACCGCCGCGGTCGCGCCCTGGCGGCCGGCACGACCGTCCTGGCCGGGGCGCTGACCGCCGCGGTCCCGATCGGGCCGGGCAGCGTCGTCCGGGCGACGTTCGACCGCATCGGCGCGGTGGAGCTCCGGTGCGCGCGGTGACCCTCGACATCGACGCGGCCGCCGCCGAGCTGCACCGCGCCCGGCTCGGGCGGACGCCGGTCCGCCCCCTCTCCGAGCGGGTGGGGGCCTGGGACCTCGACGCCGCCTACCGCGTGCAGGCCGTCGGCATGGCGTTGCGGGAAGCTGATGGCGAGCGGGTCGTCGGCGGCAAGCTCGGCTTCACGTCGGCCGCGATGCGCCGGGCCATGGGGGTCGCGTCCCCGAACTACGGGTGGCTGACCGACGCGATGTGGCTGCGCGACGGTGTCGTCGCGCTCGACCGGTTCATCCACCCGAAGGTCGAGCCGGAGATCGCGTTCCTCCTCGGCCGCGATCTCGACGGGGCGGTGGACGTCGAGGCGGTCCTCGTCGCGACCGAGGCGGTGGCGCCGTGCCTCGAGGTCGTCGACAGCCGCTACGTCGGGTTCCGCTTCGGGGCCCTCGACAACATCGCCGACGACAGCTCGGCCGGTGGGGTGGCGCTGGGCGACCCCGTCCCGCTCGACGACATCGACCTCCGCCTGGTCGGCGTCGTCGTCAGCGACGGCGACGAGGTCGTCCACACCGCCGCGGGCGCGGCGGCCCACGGCCACCCGGCCGCCGCCGTCGCCTGGATGGCCGGCGCGGCCGACCAGCCGCTCCGTGCGGGTATGTGGGTGATCTCCGGCGGGCTGACCGGGCCGGTCGACCTGACTCCCGGCGCGGTGGTGACCGCAGAGTTCGACCGGCTCGGGACCGTCCGGGTCGCTGCTGAGGAGGGCTGACATGCCGCTCGTGACGATCAACCTGATGGCCGGCCGCCCGGTGGAGCGCATCGAGGCGATGATCGCCGCGGTGTCCGAGGCGATCGCCGAGTCGCTCGACACCGACGTCGGCACCGTCCGCATCGTGGTGAACGAGATGGCGGCCCACCAGTACGGCATCGGCGGCAAGCCCTTCGGGGTCGTGCAGGCCGAGCGGGCGGCCGCCAGTGCCGCCGAGGAGCGGGGCGGCGGCCGGCCGTGAGCGTGGACGTCCGCGTCGGCCCGCTCGCCGACCTGCCCGCCGACCGGTGCATCGCCGTCGGCGACGGTCGTGCGGTCGTGGTGCGCGTGGACTCAGACGTGGTGGCGTTCGCCAACCGGTGCCTGCACAAGGACTCCCCGCTCGCCGGTGGCCGCGTGTTCGGCGGGGCGCTCACGTGCCCCCTCCACTTCTGGCGCTACGACCTGCCCGACGGCGCACACCGGGGCGGATCCGGCCGGCTGCCGCGCTACCCCACGCGCGTGGAGGACGGCGAGGTCGTCGTCGTCCTGCCCGACCCGCCGCCGGCCATCGGGCTCCGCGAGCAGCTGCTGGCCCGCGCCCGGGAGTGGTCGCGCGACCCTGGGGCCCGACCGTGAGCGCGGACGGGGGGTGGGCCGTGGTCGTGGGCGCGACCGGTTCGCTCGGCTCGGCGATCACCCACCGGCTCGTCGACGCGGGCCTGGCGGTCCTCGCGGTCGCGCGCGACCGGGACCGGCTGGAGGACCTCCGGCGCGCGGCCGCGCACCCCGACCGGGTGCGGCTCTGCGTCGCCGACATCGCCGACAACGCCGCCGTCGAGGCGATCCGCTCCGCGCTAGGGGGACGCGTGCGCATGGCCGTGCTGTGCGCCGGCCTGCCCGTGAAGGGGTCGGTCGAGACGATCGACCCGGACCTGCTGGCCGTCGGCGCGCAGGTGAAGATGGCCGGCGTGGTCCGGCTGCTGCACGCGGTTCGCGACCACATGGGACGCGGGTCACGGTTCGTGGCGGTTGCCGGCACCCTCGGCCTCGAGCCCGGCCGGGACGAGGCCGGTCCAGGCGGCATCAACGCCGGGATGATCAACCTGGTGAAGCAGATCGCGAACAACCACGGTGCGGACGGGATCACGGTCCACACCGTGGTGCCCGGGCCGATGGACACCCCGCGCCTGCGGAGGATCGCGGCCACGATCGCCGCCGAGCGGGGCCTGCCGGAGGCCGACGTGTGGGCGGAGTACGAGGCGAAGGTCCCCCTCGGCCGGCTCCCCCGCGTCGAGGAGGCCGCCTGGGCCGTCGAGGTGCTGCTCGCCCCCGAGGCAGACATCCTCCACGGCACGGTCCTGCACCTGGACGCCGGCGGTCTGCGGGCCCCGACGTAGCGGCCGTCAGCGGGGGCGGACCCCGTCGAGGAGCACGTCCACGAGCTGCTCGACGTCGACGTCGAGCCCGTAGACCATCGTGCGCCAGTGGATGGTCGAGGCGAGGGAGGAGATCGCCTGCCACCCGTCGAGGTCACGGCGGACCTCGCCGCGGGCGACCGCCCGGTCCCAGATCACCATGAGCTGGTCGATCATCGGGCGGAACGTCCGCTCGTAGACGTCACGTGAGAACGCCGGGTCCTTGATCATCTGCCCGACCTGCTCGCCGACCGCGTCGCGGTCGAGGTGGGCCATCGAGTCGTGCAGCAGCCGGACGAGCGGGAGCAGGTCCCCCCGCAGGGTGCCGGTGTCAGGCGGGTCCGGCGGCGGGGCGCCGATCGCGACGGAGATCTCGAAGTACAGCTGCGCCTTGGTGGGCCAACGGCGGTAGAGCGCGGGCTTGCCGACGCCGGCGCGGGCCGCCACGGCCTCCATCGTGACCGCGTCGTAGCCGACCTCGTCGCGGAGCTGGGCGGCGGCGGCCAGCAGTCGCGCGGAGATCTCGGGGTCCTGGGGGCGGGCCATGGGCGGGTGAGTGTAGGTGGCCTCGACGAGGCCCGATCTCCACCCCAGCGGTTACGTACGATCGTATCGTAACCTGCCGACATGATGGACCTCACCCGGCGGCGCCCCATCGCCGCGCTGCGCATGACCACCCCCTGCTGAGCGCCTGCGGCGGCAGCGACCCCGACCCCGCGGACGAGACGGCCGCGGACGATGCGGCGGCCGACGACGCGGCAGCCGGTGCGCCCGCCGACGACGCGGCCGCGGTCAGCCCGAGCTGCACGACCGACCTGACCGTGACCACGCCCGGCGGGGAGGCGACGCTGACATCCGCCGCCGCGGTCGACGTCGGGGCCGGTGCCGCCTACACCGCCTTCACGGCCGACTTCGACATCGACCCCGCCCAGGTCCCCTCGGGCGCGGTGACCCCACCCGACGACGGGACCCTCGCCACCATCTCGCTGACGACGTTCAACCCCGAGGGGACGGTCACGGTCACCGGGCTGGACGGCGCCCTCTGCGCCGACGTCGACTACGCCGACGACGAGAAGGCCGTCACCGGGACGATCGCCGCGGACCTGCCGTGACCCGGCGGGCGCCCGGCCGGGCAGCTCAGCGCGGCAGCTGCCCGTAGACCCGGGTGGGCGTCAACCGGGCGACCAGGCGGCGGTCGTCGACCATGGCCTGGAAGAACTCCTCGGGATCCGGGTGGGGCCCCTGGACCGACTCGTAGAGCTCGAGCAGCTCGCGGCCCGGCGCGTCGCCGGGCTCGGTCGACACCGCTGACAGCTCGACGTCGCACTCCGCGGCGACGTAGGACCAGAAGTCGTCCGAGACGACGTGCAGCACCGCGAGGGGTCGGCGGCGCAGGTTGTCGGTCTTCACCCGGTCGTCGGTGAGGCTGACCCGGGCCACCCGGCCGTCGAAGCCGTAGACGACGTTCGTCGCGTGCGGGACGTCCCCCGCGGACCCCTCCGACAAGGTGACGATCACGGCCTTCGAGCGCTCGGCCAGGAACGGGACGGCGTCGCTGATCTCCATGTGGCGGGTCTACCCCTCCGCCGTCACGTCCACGCGCGGCGCGGCGTGGAGCAGCCACACCGCCCCGGCGAGCAGCCAGGCCGGGACGAACAGGGCCCCGAACCCGCCGAGCACGATCGCGCCGATCCCGGCGGTGACCCCGGCCACCGCGACGGCCACCCGGGCGGGCCCGTCCGGGACGATCCGCCGTGACGACCACGCGACCACCGCCGCGGTCGGGCGACGGACGACCGCCAGGAGGCCGACCGCCGCACCGCCGACGACCGCGATCCACACCGGGCG from Euzebya sp. includes these protein-coding regions:
- a CDS encoding acetaldehyde dehydrogenase (acetylating); protein product: MRCAIVGSGNIGTDLMYKLLRSPDLELTAVVGIDPDSDGLAKAAAAGLDTSHEGADWVIDHADSLDLVIEATSAWVHRRNAPRYADAGLRVIDLTPAKLGPLVVPPVNGDAHVEATNVNLITCGGQATVPMVHAVARVVDVPYAEIVSSVSSRSAGPGTRQNIDEFTQTTSAALVAVGGAATGKAIMVLNPAEPPILMRNTVFCALPDDHDEAAVTASIVAMVAEVQGYVPGYRLKAEPVYERDRYATPGGEVGARVVILLEVEGAGDYFPPYAGNLDIMTAAAVRVGEAMARAGAGVAA
- the dmpG gene encoding 4-hydroxy-2-oxovalerate aldolase — encoded protein: MTGAPAFRLTDSTLRDGSHAVSHQFTAEQVRGVVGALDAAGVPVIEVTHGDGMGGSSFTYGFSHTPETDLVRIAVETATRAKIAVLFVPGIGVKDDLRRAAELGVSIARIATHCTEADIAVQHLALTKELGMEAVGFLMMAHMVEPDALVEQAKVMEAAGADCVYVVDSAGAMTVDAFKRRVAAVKAGVDVEVGVHAHNNLSLAVANSLGALAEGADQIDGCTTGLGAGAGNCPTEVLVATCDKSGIATGVDTFAMMDAAQAQVRPLRPEMGVIDADGLMLGYAGVYGSFLLHAKRASERYGVPTRDILAELGRRGMVGGQEDMIIDVALGLRRDRETAGAPA
- a CDS encoding 2-keto-4-pentenoate hydratase, with protein sequence MSGADALPARLAEAIRTRTAIEPDADDLTVDAAYDLQDELIGLLGRSPRAAKLGLTSVAKQEQMGVDEPAHGWLLEGSEVEVGTALACDELIQPRCEPEIALRVAQELAGPDVTASDVLAATDAVMPAIDVLDSRYAGYRFTLPAVVADNISAARYALGAPVGVAGIDLRLLGCVLEVDGRLVATAAGAAVLDHPAAAVAWFVRSLHRRGRALAAGTTVLAGALTAAVPIGPGSVVRATFDRIGAVELRCAR
- a CDS encoding 2-keto-4-pentenoate hydratase, giving the protein MRAVTLDIDAAAAELHRARLGRTPVRPLSERVGAWDLDAAYRVQAVGMALREADGERVVGGKLGFTSAAMRRAMGVASPNYGWLTDAMWLRDGVVALDRFIHPKVEPEIAFLLGRDLDGAVDVEAVLVATEAVAPCLEVVDSRYVGFRFGALDNIADDSSAGGVALGDPVPLDDIDLRLVGVVVSDGDEVVHTAAGAAAHGHPAAAVAWMAGAADQPLRAGMWVISGGLTGPVDLTPGAVVTAEFDRLGTVRVAAEEG
- a CDS encoding tautomerase family protein — translated: MPLVTINLMAGRPVERIEAMIAAVSEAIAESLDTDVGTVRIVVNEMAAHQYGIGGKPFGVVQAERAAASAAEERGGGRP
- a CDS encoding Rieske (2Fe-2S) protein; this translates as MSVDVRVGPLADLPADRCIAVGDGRAVVVRVDSDVVAFANRCLHKDSPLAGGRVFGGALTCPLHFWRYDLPDGAHRGGSGRLPRYPTRVEDGEVVVVLPDPPPAIGLREQLLARAREWSRDPGARP
- a CDS encoding SDR family oxidoreductase, coding for MSADGGWAVVVGATGSLGSAITHRLVDAGLAVLAVARDRDRLEDLRRAAAHPDRVRLCVADIADNAAVEAIRSALGGRVRMAVLCAGLPVKGSVETIDPDLLAVGAQVKMAGVVRLLHAVRDHMGRGSRFVAVAGTLGLEPGRDEAGPGGINAGMINLVKQIANNHGADGITVHTVVPGPMDTPRLRRIAATIAAERGLPEADVWAEYEAKVPLGRLPRVEEAAWAVEVLLAPEADILHGTVLHLDAGGLRAPT
- a CDS encoding TetR/AcrR family transcriptional regulator, which translates into the protein MARPQDPEISARLLAAAAQLRDEVGYDAVTMEAVAARAGVGKPALYRRWPTKAQLYFEISVAIGAPPPDPPDTGTLRGDLLPLVRLLHDSMAHLDRDAVGEQVGQMIKDPAFSRDVYERTFRPMIDQLMVIWDRAVARGEVRRDLDGWQAISSLASTIHWRTMVYGLDVDVEQLVDVLLDGVRPR
- a CDS encoding PPOX class F420-dependent oxidoreductase, with product MEISDAVPFLAERSKAVIVTLSEGSAGDVPHATNVVYGFDGRVARVSLTDDRVKTDNLRRRPLAVLHVVSDDFWSYVAAECDVELSAVSTEPGDAPGRELLELYESVQGPHPDPEEFFQAMVDDRRLVARLTPTRVYGQLPR